From a region of the Ardenticatena maritima genome:
- the secF gene encoding protein translocase subunit SecF encodes MWDIIGKRKFFFTFSAIVLGLGILAMLVWGVRLAIDFTGGTLLEVEFTNLQTEIQPADVVSMLEEMGYKGAIVQTVGESGLLLRLPPLQPEERRPILDALQEKYGPLVEQRFESVGPAVGTEVTQRAILAVAMASVGILLYLAFAFRNVPNPFRYGATAIVALVHDALVVIGTAAIMGKFFGWEVDALFLTAVLTVIGFSVHDTIVVFDRVRENRLKYRLAPFEEVVNHSVIQTLDRSINTQLTALFTLTAILLFGGVTIRQFIFWLIVGFVSGTYSSICIAAPLLVAWEKGELKRLIPGRANGKAAAA; translated from the coding sequence GTGTGGGACATTATCGGTAAACGCAAATTTTTCTTCACATTTTCGGCCATCGTGTTGGGACTGGGCATCCTCGCCATGCTCGTCTGGGGGGTGCGCCTGGCGATTGACTTCACCGGCGGTACACTCCTGGAAGTCGAGTTCACGAACTTGCAAACCGAAATCCAGCCCGCTGACGTGGTGAGCATGCTTGAAGAGATGGGCTACAAAGGCGCGATTGTGCAAACTGTCGGCGAAAGCGGTTTGCTGCTGCGCCTTCCGCCCCTGCAACCCGAAGAGCGCCGCCCCATTCTGGACGCCTTGCAAGAAAAGTATGGGCCGCTTGTTGAACAGCGGTTTGAATCGGTGGGGCCCGCCGTCGGGACGGAGGTGACGCAACGCGCCATCCTCGCCGTCGCAATGGCTTCGGTGGGGATCTTGCTCTATCTGGCGTTTGCGTTCCGCAACGTGCCCAACCCCTTCCGCTACGGCGCGACGGCTATCGTGGCGCTCGTACACGACGCGCTGGTGGTGATTGGGACCGCCGCCATCATGGGCAAGTTCTTCGGCTGGGAAGTGGACGCGCTCTTCTTGACGGCGGTGCTCACGGTGATTGGTTTCTCGGTGCACGATACCATCGTCGTGTTCGACCGCGTGCGCGAAAACCGCCTCAAATACCGGCTCGCGCCGTTTGAAGAGGTCGTCAACCACAGCGTCATCCAGACGCTTGACCGCTCGATCAACACGCAGTTGACGGCGCTCTTCACACTGACCGCCATTCTCCTGTTCGGCGGCGTCACAATCCGCCAATTCATTTTCTGGCTCATTGTTGGCTTTGTCAGCGGGACGTACAGTTCGATTTGCATCGCCGCGCCTCTGCTGGTCGCTTGGGAGAAAGGCGAATTGAAACGACTCATCCCTGGGCGCGCCAACGGGAAAGCCGCCGCGGCTTGA
- a CDS encoding MDR/zinc-dependent alcohol dehydrogenase-like family protein, whose amino-acid sequence MKAIFLENGTVSVRDMPMPERPPHHALLRMRLAGICDTDLQLQRGYYGFEGVPGHEFVAEVVEAPDEALIGARVVGEINLGCGACDWCRRGMQRHCPNRTVLGIVNHPGAHAEYLTLPVENLHRVPDSMPDDVAVFTEPVAAACEILEQVHVAPTWNIAIVGDGKLGLLIAQVLRLTGANVHLLGHHAHKLALLEGTGVQTHLVHEGEDLPLPRHWADMVVEVTGNPSGFATARALVRPRGVFVLKSTFKERLDLWLADIVVDEITIVGSRCGPFDTALRLLGEGLVNVRPLIEATYPLDAGVRAYEHAATRGARKILLRPSG is encoded by the coding sequence ATGAAAGCCATTTTTCTGGAAAACGGCACCGTCAGCGTGCGCGACATGCCCATGCCCGAACGCCCGCCCCATCACGCGCTCTTGCGCATGCGCCTGGCCGGCATCTGCGATACCGACCTGCAATTGCAACGCGGCTACTATGGCTTTGAGGGCGTGCCGGGGCATGAATTCGTCGCCGAGGTGGTAGAAGCCCCCGATGAAGCGCTTATCGGGGCGCGTGTTGTCGGCGAAATCAATCTAGGGTGCGGCGCATGCGATTGGTGCCGCCGCGGCATGCAACGCCACTGCCCCAACCGCACCGTGCTGGGCATTGTCAACCATCCAGGGGCGCATGCCGAATACCTGACCTTGCCCGTGGAAAACCTGCACCGCGTGCCCGACAGCATGCCCGACGACGTGGCCGTGTTCACCGAACCCGTTGCCGCCGCCTGCGAAATTCTTGAACAGGTGCACGTTGCGCCCACGTGGAACATTGCCATCGTCGGCGACGGCAAACTGGGGCTCCTGATTGCGCAGGTGTTGCGACTCACGGGGGCAAATGTGCACCTTCTGGGGCATCACGCCCACAAACTCGCGCTCCTCGAGGGCACAGGGGTTCAGACACACCTGGTGCATGAGGGAGAAGACCTGCCACTGCCGCGCCACTGGGCTGACATGGTGGTCGAAGTCACAGGCAACCCGTCGGGGTTCGCCACAGCGAGGGCGCTGGTACGTCCGCGCGGGGTCTTTGTGCTCAAAAGCACCTTCAAAGAGCGGCTTGACCTCTGGCTTGCCGACATTGTGGTTGATGAAATCACGATCGTGGGGTCACGGTGCGGACCGTTTGACACGGCGTTGCGCCTGCTGGGGGAAGGCCTGGTGAATGTGCGCCCACTCATCGAAGCCACCTACCCACTGGACGCAGGCGTCCGGGCTTACGAACACGCCGCCACACGGGGAGCACGCAAAATTTTACTGAGACCTTCGGGGTGA
- a CDS encoding GNAT family N-acetyltransferase: protein MSMILLFQPMNEENARFVLSWRYEAPYDIYNPDSDDVSEDLKIFLDPKNAYYSMTDEQGNVVAYCCFGPEARVKGGDYRSDALDVGMGLRPDLTGKGNGLSYVKAVIDFGRRTFSPSAMRVTVAAFNTRALRVCEKAGFEVKHVFRREDDGERFVVLERMM from the coding sequence ATGTCTATGATTCTCCTATTTCAGCCAATGAATGAAGAAAACGCACGTTTTGTGCTCAGTTGGCGCTACGAAGCCCCCTACGATATTTACAACCCAGACTCCGATGATGTGAGTGAAGATCTCAAAATTTTCCTCGATCCGAAGAATGCCTATTACAGCATGACTGATGAGCAAGGGAATGTTGTTGCGTACTGTTGCTTTGGACCAGAGGCGCGGGTAAAAGGTGGGGATTATCGCTCTGACGCTCTTGATGTTGGGATGGGCTTACGTCCAGATCTGACAGGGAAGGGGAATGGTCTCTCCTATGTAAAGGCAGTCATTGATTTTGGCAGGCGAACATTTTCGCCGAGTGCCATGCGTGTTACGGTAGCCGCGTTTAATACGCGAGCGTTGAGAGTATGTGAGAAAGCGGGGTTTGAAGTGAAGCACGTCTTTCGCAGAGAAGATGATGGCGAACGGTTTGTTGTCCTTGAGCGAATGATGTAG
- a CDS encoding Lon protease family protein, translated as METPNISRYRLSPDRLRTPCTPANFAFSTTDDIPPIREFIGQQRAIRAVEFGLGIQRPGFNIYVMGPEGSGKESLVRQFLAQCAQNAPTPDDWAYVHNFHAPDHPRALRFPAGSATRFANDMRRLLDEALPALVAAFESPEYRQLRKRLEREVDAPRRRAFQDLQQAANAQGLAIVEGDETLEIVPIHEGDVMSPEQYRQLPPQEQERLRQAQADIEAQLEELLVQIPAWQRTFRQQERALMRQVAEVTLTPLFDDLREAYADLPDVLDYLDTVKRDMLEHIPTLLNIGARDPFTTEGAEALQTQLFLRRYAVNVLVDNSQQQGAPIVTLMFPSYFQLVGRIDQIMQNGSIISDFTMIHAGALHKANGGYLLIEADDLFHEPYAWDALKRALRHGHIHIETPDAMLDRNAAKTLEPDPIPLNTKVILLGERGLYYFLRDIDDDFGELFKVVADFENDMPRTPEMEQQYAKLIATLVQKNGLRPATRAAVLRLIETSARWAGDAQRLSAQLRDVEDVLQEADYHAAQENARHIHTRHIQRALAAREERLARYRDAVWRDILDGLTRVQVQGKAVGQLNGLAVREVGGYAFGHPSRITARVWIGHGNVVDIDRETNMAGPIHNKGLLTILGLLNGRYANEIPLAFSASLTFEQSYDGIEGDSASVAELCTLLSAITNVPAKQSLAVTGSIDQFGVIQPIGAVNEKIEGFFAICNALGLTGDQGVIIPSANVRHLMLSDEVVQAVEAGRFHIYAVETLEDVIELLFDMPAGTPDEHGAYPEGTFNALLVEKLTEFARKRATYDKRFHREDEEEEEKKEEWGAHPAEEDDEQSDTPKGAPESDKDENDPQEEATA; from the coding sequence ATGGAGACGCCCAACATCTCACGATATCGGCTCTCACCCGACCGTTTACGCACGCCCTGCACGCCCGCAAACTTTGCCTTCTCAACAACCGATGACATCCCCCCCATCCGCGAATTCATCGGGCAACAACGCGCCATCCGCGCTGTTGAATTTGGCCTGGGTATTCAACGCCCCGGCTTCAACATCTACGTCATGGGTCCTGAAGGGAGCGGCAAAGAAAGCCTGGTGCGCCAATTCCTCGCCCAATGTGCTCAGAACGCCCCCACGCCCGACGATTGGGCCTACGTGCACAACTTCCACGCTCCCGACCACCCGCGCGCCCTGCGCTTCCCCGCCGGAAGCGCCACGCGCTTCGCCAACGACATGCGCCGCCTGCTCGACGAAGCCTTGCCCGCCCTCGTCGCCGCCTTTGAAAGCCCCGAATATCGCCAACTGCGCAAACGCCTGGAACGCGAAGTGGACGCCCCACGGCGTCGCGCTTTTCAGGACCTGCAACAAGCCGCCAATGCGCAAGGATTGGCGATTGTGGAAGGCGATGAAACGCTGGAAATCGTCCCCATCCACGAAGGGGACGTGATGAGCCCCGAACAGTACCGCCAACTTCCGCCACAGGAGCAAGAACGCTTGCGCCAGGCGCAAGCCGACATCGAAGCCCAACTTGAAGAACTGCTTGTGCAAATTCCAGCCTGGCAACGCACATTCCGCCAACAGGAACGCGCCCTCATGCGCCAGGTTGCCGAAGTCACCCTCACCCCCTTGTTCGACGACCTGCGCGAGGCATACGCCGACCTGCCCGACGTGCTCGACTATCTGGACACCGTCAAACGCGATATGCTCGAGCACATCCCCACCCTGCTGAACATCGGCGCACGCGACCCATTCACCACCGAAGGCGCTGAGGCGCTCCAAACACAACTCTTCCTGCGTCGCTATGCCGTCAATGTGCTGGTGGACAACAGCCAACAACAGGGCGCCCCCATCGTCACGCTCATGTTCCCATCCTACTTCCAACTGGTTGGGCGCATTGACCAAATCATGCAGAACGGCTCCATCATCAGCGATTTCACCATGATTCACGCCGGCGCATTGCACAAAGCCAACGGGGGCTACCTGCTCATCGAAGCCGACGACCTCTTCCACGAACCCTACGCATGGGACGCCCTCAAACGCGCTTTGCGGCATGGGCATATCCACATCGAAACGCCCGACGCCATGCTGGACCGAAACGCCGCCAAAACGCTCGAACCCGACCCCATCCCGCTCAACACCAAAGTCATCTTGCTGGGCGAACGCGGGTTGTACTACTTCCTGCGCGACATAGACGATGATTTTGGCGAACTCTTCAAAGTCGTCGCCGATTTTGAAAACGATATGCCGCGCACGCCGGAAATGGAACAACAGTACGCCAAACTCATCGCCACCCTGGTGCAGAAAAACGGCCTGCGCCCCGCCACCCGCGCCGCCGTGCTGCGGCTCATCGAAACCAGCGCACGCTGGGCGGGCGACGCCCAACGCCTCTCCGCCCAACTGCGCGACGTCGAAGACGTGTTGCAAGAAGCCGACTACCACGCCGCGCAAGAAAACGCGCGCCACATTCACACACGCCACATTCAGCGCGCCCTTGCCGCACGTGAAGAACGGCTCGCCCGCTACCGCGACGCCGTCTGGCGCGACATCCTGGACGGGCTGACCCGCGTCCAGGTGCAGGGCAAAGCGGTGGGGCAACTCAACGGCTTGGCAGTGCGCGAAGTGGGGGGCTACGCTTTCGGGCACCCCTCGCGCATCACCGCCCGCGTCTGGATTGGGCACGGCAATGTGGTGGACATTGATCGTGAAACCAACATGGCGGGTCCTATCCACAACAAAGGCTTGCTCACCATCCTGGGCTTGCTCAACGGGCGCTACGCCAACGAAATTCCACTTGCGTTCAGCGCCAGCCTCACCTTCGAGCAATCGTATGACGGCATCGAGGGCGATTCGGCGTCTGTGGCGGAACTCTGCACCCTGCTCTCCGCCATCACCAATGTTCCCGCCAAACAGTCGCTCGCCGTCACAGGCTCCATTGACCAATTCGGCGTCATCCAGCCGATTGGCGCTGTCAATGAAAAAATCGAAGGCTTTTTCGCCATCTGCAACGCGCTCGGATTGACCGGCGACCAAGGCGTCATTATCCCCAGCGCCAATGTGCGCCATCTCATGCTCAGCGACGAGGTTGTGCAGGCAGTTGAAGCAGGGCGCTTCCACATCTACGCGGTCGAAACGCTGGAAGACGTGATCGAACTGCTCTTCGACATGCCCGCCGGCACACCCGATGAACACGGCGCATACCCCGAAGGCACGTTCAACGCGCTGTTGGTCGAGAAACTGACCGAATTTGCCCGCAAACGCGCCACGTATGACAAGCGCTTCCACCGTGAGGACGAAGAGGAAGAGGAGAAGAAAGAAGAATGGGGCGCTCACCCCGCCGAAGAAGACGACGAGCAAAGTGACACCCCCAAAGGCGCGCCCGAGAGCGACAAAGACGAAAACGACCCCCAAGAGGAGGCAACCGCATGA
- a CDS encoding acyl-CoA dehydrogenase family protein → MNLQEMLATIHDFVERELIPLESRFLHEGFRAILPELQAKRREVQEMGLWAPHLPREYGGLGLSLPEFARISEELGRTPLGHYVFNCQAPDIGNMELLLLHGTDEQKERWLWPLIRGEIRSCFAMTEPNCPGSNPVWLETLATRDGDEYVINGHKWFASSADGAAFAIVMAITNPDEENPYRRASQIIVPTDTPGFTLVRNIPVMGEAGEDYMSHGEIRLENVRVPVQNRLGPEGEGFRLAQERLGPGRIHHCMRWIGICERAFDLMCRRAVQRRISHDATLADKQTVQEWIAESRAEIDAARMLVLDAAEQVEAHGSHGARVAISTIKFYVAGVLQRVLDRAIQVHGALGMTDDTPLAFWYRHERAARIYDGPDEVHKRVVARAILKHYRPPQKSS, encoded by the coding sequence ATGAACCTGCAAGAAATGCTCGCCACCATTCACGATTTTGTTGAACGCGAGTTGATTCCGCTGGAAAGCCGCTTCCTGCACGAAGGGTTTCGCGCCATCCTGCCGGAATTGCAAGCCAAACGGCGCGAAGTGCAGGAAATGGGCTTGTGGGCGCCGCATCTCCCCCGCGAATATGGGGGGCTGGGGCTTTCACTGCCTGAATTTGCACGCATCAGCGAGGAATTGGGACGCACACCGCTGGGGCATTACGTCTTCAACTGCCAAGCGCCCGACATCGGCAACATGGAACTGCTTTTGCTCCACGGGACCGACGAACAAAAAGAACGCTGGCTTTGGCCGCTCATTCGGGGGGAAATCCGCAGTTGTTTCGCCATGACCGAACCCAATTGCCCCGGTTCAAACCCCGTCTGGCTGGAAACGCTCGCCACGCGCGACGGGGACGAGTACGTCATCAACGGGCACAAATGGTTTGCCAGCAGTGCCGACGGCGCGGCATTCGCCATCGTCATGGCTATCACCAACCCCGATGAAGAAAACCCCTACCGCCGCGCCAGCCAAATCATCGTGCCCACCGACACACCAGGCTTTACGCTGGTGCGCAACATCCCCGTCATGGGTGAAGCCGGCGAAGACTACATGAGCCACGGCGAAATCCGCCTGGAAAACGTGCGCGTCCCCGTACAGAACCGGCTTGGTCCCGAAGGCGAGGGCTTCCGCCTCGCACAGGAACGCCTTGGTCCAGGGCGCATTCACCACTGCATGCGCTGGATTGGCATCTGCGAACGCGCTTTCGACCTCATGTGCCGCCGTGCCGTTCAGCGCCGCATCTCACACGACGCAACGCTCGCCGACAAGCAAACCGTGCAAGAATGGATTGCCGAAAGCCGCGCCGAGATTGACGCCGCACGCATGCTCGTGCTGGACGCCGCCGAGCAAGTCGAAGCGCATGGCTCGCACGGGGCGCGTGTCGCCATCTCAACCATCAAATTCTACGTGGCGGGCGTGTTGCAACGCGTGCTCGACCGCGCCATTCAAGTGCATGGGGCGCTGGGGATGACCGACGACACCCCGCTGGCGTTCTGGTATCGCCATGAACGCGCCGCACGCATCTACGACGGACCGGACGAAGTGCATAAACGTGTAGTGGCGCGCGCCATTCTCAAACACTACCGCCCCCCCCAGAAAAGCAGTTGA
- a CDS encoding AAA family ATPase produces MPARDFKSIDELQNALLEHRYVADRALATVLFLTLRLRKPLLLEGEAGVGKTQIAKTLADLLERPLIRLQCYEGLDVNSTIYEWNYTRQLLHIRALEATGQTDAAAIEHDIFSEAYLIKRPLLQALELSHDGGAPVLLIDELDRADEEFEAFLLELLSDFQITIPEIGTIRAEEPPIVVITSNRTREIHDALKRRCIYHWIDYPSPQKEYDIVRLKVPDAPIVLAQQVVQFAQQLRQLDLYKLPGVAETLDWVRALVELDAQQLDLPVVEETLGLLLKYQDDIELVKRGPLAELVERIQAQSGANKTVTEQEA; encoded by the coding sequence ATGCCTGCACGCGATTTCAAAAGTATTGATGAATTGCAAAACGCCCTGTTGGAGCACCGCTACGTTGCCGACCGCGCCCTCGCCACGGTGCTCTTCCTGACACTGCGTCTGCGCAAGCCGCTTCTGCTGGAAGGCGAGGCGGGCGTCGGCAAGACGCAGATTGCCAAAACACTCGCCGACCTGCTCGAACGCCCGCTCATCCGCCTGCAATGCTACGAAGGGCTGGACGTCAACAGCACCATTTACGAATGGAATTACACGCGCCAACTGCTTCACATTCGCGCGCTGGAAGCCACGGGGCAAACCGACGCCGCCGCCATCGAACACGACATTTTCAGCGAAGCCTACCTGATCAAACGCCCGCTCCTGCAAGCCCTGGAACTGAGCCACGACGGCGGCGCGCCCGTGCTCCTCATTGACGAACTCGACCGCGCCGACGAAGAATTTGAAGCCTTCTTGCTGGAACTGCTGAGCGACTTCCAAATCACCATTCCCGAAATCGGTACGATTCGCGCCGAAGAGCCCCCCATCGTGGTCATCACATCGAACCGCACGCGCGAAATTCACGACGCGCTCAAACGGCGCTGTATCTACCACTGGATTGATTACCCATCACCGCAAAAAGAGTATGACATCGTGCGGCTGAAAGTGCCCGACGCCCCCATCGTCCTGGCGCAGCAAGTGGTGCAATTCGCCCAGCAACTGCGCCAACTCGACCTCTACAAGTTGCCGGGCGTCGCCGAAACGCTGGATTGGGTGCGCGCGCTTGTCGAACTGGACGCCCAGCAACTCGATTTGCCGGTGGTGGAAGAAACGTTGGGGCTGCTGCTCAAATACCAGGACGACATCGAACTGGTGAAACGCGGTCCGCTGGCGGAACTGGTGGAGCGCATTCAGGCGCAAAGTGGCGCGAACAAAACCGTCACGGAGCAGGAAGCATGA
- a CDS encoding vWA domain-containing protein: MKRPPTTPNAPRGYLLGHLLRFARLLRRMGVGVSLSQVLDLVEALKHVPITNRRDFYYTARALLITRREDMPIFDEAFALFWRMAASETPTTSGTTRLKRLRLPAEPPAGDEQESDEGEEVIRIERRFTYSPTERLRQKDFEEMTWEEIQEAKRAIAAMSWKLGMRRTRRYQPARKGVPSLRRLLRDNLTFGGEPVRLAYRQRREEPRPLVILCDISGSMERYSRMLLHFAHALTHGLKEVETEVFVFGTRLTRITHHLRHRDVDESLDAVGKAVEDWAGGTRIGDAIKTFNYEWARRVLGRGAVVLIISDGWDRGDVSMLAHEMARLQRTAHRVIWLNPLLGMENYEPIQRGMAAALPYVDDFLPVHNLASLEQLADLLASVGETRPVRRQQVKRTKEGSHA, translated from the coding sequence ATGAAACGCCCACCCACTACCCCCAACGCACCGCGCGGCTATTTGCTCGGTCATCTCTTGCGCTTTGCGCGCCTTCTGCGCCGCATGGGGGTGGGCGTCAGTCTCAGCCAAGTGCTCGACCTTGTGGAAGCGCTCAAACATGTGCCCATCACCAACCGCCGCGATTTTTACTACACCGCGCGCGCCCTGCTCATCACGCGCCGCGAGGATATGCCCATTTTCGACGAAGCCTTTGCGCTCTTTTGGCGCATGGCGGCTTCCGAAACACCCACCACATCGGGAACGACGCGGCTCAAACGCCTGCGCTTGCCCGCCGAACCCCCTGCGGGCGATGAGCAAGAAAGCGATGAGGGCGAAGAGGTGATTCGCATCGAACGCCGTTTCACATACAGCCCCACCGAACGCCTGCGGCAGAAAGATTTTGAAGAAATGACGTGGGAGGAAATTCAGGAAGCCAAGCGCGCCATTGCCGCCATGTCCTGGAAATTGGGCATGCGGCGCACACGGCGCTACCAGCCCGCCCGCAAAGGCGTTCCATCACTGCGCCGCCTGCTGCGCGACAATCTCACCTTTGGCGGCGAACCCGTGCGGCTGGCGTATCGCCAACGCCGCGAAGAACCGCGCCCGCTGGTCATCCTCTGCGACATTAGCGGCTCGATGGAACGCTATTCGCGCATGTTGCTGCACTTTGCCCATGCGCTCACGCACGGCTTGAAAGAGGTTGAAACCGAGGTGTTTGTCTTCGGTACACGACTGACGCGCATCACCCACCACCTGCGCCACCGCGACGTTGATGAATCGCTCGACGCCGTCGGCAAAGCGGTGGAAGATTGGGCGGGCGGCACACGCATCGGCGACGCTATCAAAACGTTCAACTACGAATGGGCGCGCCGTGTGCTGGGGCGCGGCGCTGTGGTGCTCATCATCAGCGACGGGTGGGACCGGGGCGACGTGAGCATGCTGGCGCACGAAATGGCGCGTTTACAGCGCACCGCCCACCGCGTGATTTGGCTCAACCCCCTGTTGGGAATGGAAAACTACGAACCCATCCAACGCGGCATGGCGGCTGCGTTGCCCTACGTGGACGACTTTTTGCCTGTGCACAACCTCGCCAGCCTTGAACAACTGGCAGACCTGCTCGCCTCGGTCGGCGAGACCCGCCCCGTCAGGCGGCAACAGGTGAAGCGCACAAAGGAGGGGTCCCATGCGTGA
- a CDS encoding XdhC family protein, protein MREILDAIQRWRAEGKKIAVATVVKAEGSAPRREGARLAVSETGELVGSVSGGCVEGDVLTNALDVIKTGQPRLLRYAITDDMVWDVGLACGGAIEVWVEPLSDEGEAS, encoded by the coding sequence ATGCGTGAAATCCTGGACGCGATTCAACGCTGGCGTGCCGAGGGGAAGAAAATCGCCGTCGCCACCGTTGTCAAAGCCGAAGGCTCAGCCCCGCGGCGCGAAGGCGCACGGCTGGCTGTCTCCGAAACGGGCGAATTGGTGGGCAGTGTCAGCGGCGGCTGTGTGGAAGGCGATGTCCTCACCAACGCGCTCGACGTCATCAAAACGGGGCAACCCCGCCTGCTCCGCTACGCCATCACCGACGACATGGTGTGGGATGTGGGGCTTGCCTGCGGCGGCGCGATTGAGGTGTGGGTGGAACCGTTGTCGGACGAAGGAGAAGCCTCATGA
- a CDS encoding XdhC family protein, with protein MSIQRLLENAVAEGRTVVHTLRLDEGRPGARMLVWPNGERTGTLGSATLDEAVARDALALLAANRRETRDYPEADARVFIEPFLPPPHLVIFGGVHIAIPLTTFAKTLGYRVTIVDPRTKFANRERFPHADAIIPLWPDKAVEQLNITPSTAFVILTHDPKIDEPALKSVVGKGAGYVGAIGSRKTHAERFQRMAQHGLSVDDLREVYAPIGLDLNAETPEEIALAIMAEVVAVMRGGRGGFLRERFWETMGDAILGNTPT; from the coding sequence ATGAGCATTCAACGCCTGCTTGAAAACGCCGTCGCCGAAGGGCGCACGGTGGTGCACACCTTGCGGCTGGATGAGGGGCGCCCCGGTGCGCGAATGCTCGTCTGGCCGAACGGAGAACGCACGGGCACGCTCGGTTCCGCCACACTTGATGAAGCCGTCGCGCGTGATGCGCTCGCCCTGCTCGCCGCCAATCGCCGCGAAACACGCGACTACCCCGAAGCCGACGCGCGTGTTTTCATCGAACCCTTCTTGCCGCCGCCCCATCTGGTCATCTTTGGCGGCGTTCACATTGCCATCCCGCTGACGACGTTCGCCAAAACGCTGGGCTATCGCGTCACGATTGTTGACCCACGCACCAAATTCGCCAACCGCGAGCGTTTCCCCCATGCCGACGCCATCATCCCCCTCTGGCCTGACAAAGCCGTCGAGCAACTGAATATCACACCAAGCACAGCGTTCGTCATCCTGACGCACGACCCCAAAATTGACGAACCAGCCCTCAAAAGCGTAGTGGGCAAAGGGGCGGGCTACGTCGGCGCGATTGGGAGCCGCAAAACGCACGCCGAACGCTTTCAGCGCATGGCGCAACATGGGCTTTCGGTGGACGACCTGCGCGAAGTGTACGCCCCCATCGGGCTGGATTTGAACGCGGAAACGCCGGAGGAAATTGCACTCGCCATCATGGCGGAAGTGGTGGCTGTCATGCGTGGGGGGCGTGGCGGTTTCTTGCGTGAACGGTTCTGGGAAACCATGGGCGACGCCATCCTCGGCAATACGCCCACCTGA